The Brassica napus cultivar Da-Ae chromosome C7, Da-Ae, whole genome shotgun sequence genome has a segment encoding these proteins:
- the LOC106411619 gene encoding vesicle transport protein SFT2B isoform X2: MQKLNELFSGGGDGEGANDSFLEDGSEGLCSLSTTQRMYGFAASLAAGLLLMFLSMIVFAIPIKFALLFTFGNVLAIGSTAFLMGPEQQINMMLDPVRIYATSIYGGCVLLALICALLIHSKILTVIAILCETCALIWYSLSYIPFARRMVSEIMIRLCDTEL, translated from the exons ATGCAGAAGCTGAACGAACTCTTCTCTGGCGGCGGAGACGGCGAAGGAGCAAACGATAGCTTCCTTGAAGATGGATCGGAGGGTCTCTGTTCTCTCTCCACAACTCAG AGAATGTACGGATTCGCCGCGTCCTTGGCCGCTGGTTTACTTCTCATGTTTCTG tcCATGATCGTGTTTGCTATCCCCATCAAGTTTGCGCTGCTCTTTACATTCGGAAATGTTCTCGCTATTGGAAG CACAGCCTTCCTCATGGGACCTGAGCAACAGATAAACATGATGTTGGACCCTGTTCGTATCTACGCTACTTCCATCTATGGCGGATGCGTCCTTCTTGCACTCATTTGCGCTCTCTTG ATCCACAGCAAAATTTTGACAGTGATTGCGATCTTATGCGAGACTTGTGCACTTATTTG GTACAGCCTCAGTTATATTCCGTTTGCACGAAGAATGGTCTCTGAAATAATGATCCGTCTCTGTGACACCGAGCTATAG
- the LOC106411619 gene encoding vesicle transport protein SFT2B isoform X1: MQKLNELFSGGGDGEGANDSFLEDGSEGLCSLSTTQRMYGFAASLAAGLLLMFLSMIVFAIPIKFALLFTFGNVLAIGSTAFLMGPEQQINMMLDPVRIYATSIYGGCVLLALICALLIHSKILTVIAILCETCALICRYSLSYIPFARRMVSEIMIRLCDTEL, translated from the exons ATGCAGAAGCTGAACGAACTCTTCTCTGGCGGCGGAGACGGCGAAGGAGCAAACGATAGCTTCCTTGAAGATGGATCGGAGGGTCTCTGTTCTCTCTCCACAACTCAG AGAATGTACGGATTCGCCGCGTCCTTGGCCGCTGGTTTACTTCTCATGTTTCTG tcCATGATCGTGTTTGCTATCCCCATCAAGTTTGCGCTGCTCTTTACATTCGGAAATGTTCTCGCTATTGGAAG CACAGCCTTCCTCATGGGACCTGAGCAACAGATAAACATGATGTTGGACCCTGTTCGTATCTACGCTACTTCCATCTATGGCGGATGCGTCCTTCTTGCACTCATTTGCGCTCTCTTG ATCCACAGCAAAATTTTGACAGTGATTGCGATCTTATGCGAGACTTGTGCACTTATTTG CAGGTACAGCCTCAGTTATATTCCGTTTGCACGAAGAATGGTCTCTGAAATAATGATCCGTCTCTGTGACACCGAGCTATAG
- the LOC111207455 gene encoding uncharacterized protein LOC111207455, whose translation MDRKKSRTKGKVSLNSRINRKQKMKRIPRIKFPQRHSSSSSPSTSSGSGPAYGSVAGGKRNVTASSDVPAAPKNIADGGKASLQPKRTPVSDKEIESIMLGGCI comes from the exons ATGGacagaaaaaaatcaagaacaaaaggcAAAGTATCTCTCAACTCAAGAATCAATAGGAAGCAGAAGATGAAGAGAATTCCTCGTATCAAATTTCCTCAGAGacattcttcatcttcctctccttctACTTCATCAG GTTCTGGACCAGCGTATGGATCTGTTGCCGGCGGAAAGAGGAACGTGACGGCGAGTTCAGATGTCCCGGCGGCGCCGAAGAACATTGCTGATGGAGGGAAAGCATCACTCCAGCCGAAACGCACTCCTGTATCCGACAAGGAAATCGAATCCATAATG TTGGGAGGTTGCATCTGA
- the LOC106415877 gene encoding squalene monooxygenase 1,2 (The RefSeq protein has 5 substitutions compared to this genomic sequence), translating into MDMAFVEVCLRMLLVFVLSWKIFHVTNRKKKKATKLADVATEERKEGGPDVIIVGAGVGGSALAYALAKDGRRVHVIERDMREPVRMMGEFMQPGGRLMLSKLGLQDCLEEIDAQKSTGIRLFKDGKETVACFPVDTNFPYEPSGRFFHNGRFVQRLRQKASSLPNVRLEEGTVRSLIEEKGVVKGVTYKNSSGEETTSFAPLTVVCDGCHSNLRRSLNDNNAEVTAYEIGYISRNCRLEQPDKLHLIMAKPSFAMLYQVSSTDVRCNFELLSKNLPSVSNGEMASFVKNSIAPQVPLKLRKTFLKGLDEGSHIKITQAKRMPATLSRKKGVIVLGDAFNMRHPVIASGMMVLLSDILILSRLLKPLGNLGDENKVSEVMKSFYALRKPMSATVNTLGNSFWQVLIASTDEAKEAMRQGCFDYLSSGGFRTSGLMALIGGMNPRPLSLFYHLFVISLSSIGQLLSPFPTPLRVWHSLRLLDLSLKMLVPHLKAEGIGQMLSPTNAAAYRKSYMAATVV; encoded by the exons ATGGATATGGCTTTTGTGGAAGTTTGTTTACGGATGCTACTTGTCTTCGTACTGTCTTGGACGATATTTCACGtcaacaacaggaagaagaagaaggcgacgAAGTTGGCGGATCTGGCTACTGAGGAGAGAAAAGAAGGTGGCCCTGACGTCATAATAGTCGGAGCTGGAGTGGGCGGCTCAGCTCTCGCCTATGCTCTTGCTAAG GACGGGCGTCGAGTACATGTGATAGAAAGAGACATGAGAGAGCCAGTGAGAATGATGGGTGAGTTCATGCAGCCAGGAGGACGGCTCATGCTTTCTAAGCTCGGTCTTCAAG attgtTTAGAGGAAATAGACGCACAGAAATCCACCGGCATAAGACTTTTTAAGGACGGAAAAGAAACTGTCGCATGTTTTCCGGTGGACACCAACTTTCCTTATGAACCATCTGGTCGATTTTTTCACAATGGCCGTTTTGTCCAGAGACTGCGCCAAAAGGCCTCTTCTCTTCCCAA TGTGCGGCTGGAAGAAGGGACCGTCCGATCTTTGATAGAAGAAAAAGGAGTGGTCAAAGGAGTGACATACAAGAACAGTTCAGGGGAAGAAACCACATCATTTGCACCTCTCACTGTCGTATGCGATGGTTGCCACTCGAACCTTCGTCGCTCTCTAAATGACAACAAT GCGGAGGTTACGGCGTACGAGATTGGTTACATCTCGAGGAATTGTCGCCTTGAACAGCCCGACAAGTTACACTTGATAATGGCTAAACCGTCTTTCGCCATGTTGTATCAAGTCAGCAGCACCGACGTTCGTTGTAATTTTGAGCTTCTCTCCAAAAATCTTCCTTCTGTTTCAAATGGTGAAATGACGTCCTTCGTGAGGAACTCTATTGCTCCCCAG GTACCTCTAAAACTCCGCAAAACATTTTTGAAAGGGCTCGATGAGGGATCACATATAAAAATTACACAAGCAAAGCGCATGCCAGCTACTTTGAGCAGAAAAAAGGGAGTGATTGTGTTGGGAGATGCATTCAACATGCGTCATCCCGTAATCGCGTCGGGGATGATGGTTTTATTGTCTGACATTCTCATTCTAAGCCGTCTTCTCAAGCCTTTGGGCAACCTCGGTGATGAAAACAAAGTCTCAGAAGTTATGAAGTCCTTCTATGCTCTACGCAAG CCAATGTCAGCAACAGTAAACACACTAGGGAATTCATTTTGGCAAGTGCTAATTGCTTCAACGGACGAAGCAAAAGAGGCCATGCGACAAGGTTGCTTTGATTACCTCTCTAGTGGTGGGTTTCGCACGTCAGGCTTGATGGCTCTGATTGGTGGCATGAACCCTAGGCCACTTTCTCTCTTCTATCATCTATTCGTTATTTCTTTATCCTCCATTGGCCAACTGCTCTCTCCATTCCCCACTCCTCTTCGTGTTTGGCATAGCCTCAGACTTCTTGAT TTGTCTTTGAAAATGTTGGTTCCTCATCTCAAGGCCGAAGGAATAGGTCAAATGTTGTCTCCAACAAATGCAGCGGCGTATCGCAAAAGCTATATGGCTGCAACCGTTGTCTAG